One genomic region from Dreissena polymorpha isolate Duluth1 unplaced genomic scaffold, UMN_Dpol_1.0 chrUn035, whole genome shotgun sequence encodes:
- the LOC127863768 gene encoding uncharacterized protein LOC127863768 isoform X2 encodes MKTGLVLYILLLACFQGIYARPARRSCANFNPFCRCPQYENGCYTCPATCPSAAGSATSSIAFHPGMNPEIHTNPPSTSGTSGTTQTQAPSNTPSSHSTNSPTSPTQSSSTYKSAQTPAPSSSPSAQGSGSSSTGNHELVCPPLPSCPDATKITYDDNNCAICSSTGNPSRPISNTNGCPPFSMPVTDCHIDRNGCLLCQGSIVTTTTPLTTPTTTQTSTRSTTTKSTTRPTTPTLLTTKQTTTRPTTPTPITTKSTSLTSSTITAAKTTTQQSAISASSVTSPTTPSTSMTTAKGSIAATKASTTTGSSAATTTSTTTVTSAATTSTTSGSSAATTVSTTRVSSAATTSTTSGSLAATTVSTSTVTSAATTSATPGSSAATRASTTAVTSAAITSTTSGSSAATKAASTSGSSAATTASITAGYSTATPGNTSTHGSSATTGSTIVMAPPTFTTIPIRAVTTACPQMQCLLDCGSPPKFIKDTNGCDLCQCDLSP; translated from the exons atgaaaacagGATTGGtcctttatattttattgttggcGTGCTTTCAAGGAATAT ACGCCAGACCAGCCCGCCGTTCTTGTGCCAACTTTAACCCGTTCTGCAGATGTCCTCAGTACGAAAATGGTTGTTATACATGCCCGGCCACCTGCCCATCAGCTGCAG GTTCAGCGACCAGCAGCATTGCTTTTCATCCTGGTATGAATCCCGAGATACATACCAATCCACCAAGCACATCTGGCACTTCCGGTACCACGCAGACTCAAGCCCCTTCTAATACCCCGTCATCGCATTCAACTAACAGCCCCACCAGTCCTACCCAATCGTCAAGTACTTACAAATCTGCACAAACACCAGCGCCCAGTAGTTCTCCGTCCGCACAAGGAAGCGGATCATCTTCCACGGGAAACCATGAACTTG TATGTCCCCCATTACCGTCCTGCCCAGATGCCACGAAGATAACATATGATGACAACAATTGCGCTATATGCTCCAGCACAG GAAACCCTAGCCGACCTATTTCCAATACAAACGGCTGTCCACCCTTCAGCATGCCGGTGACAGATTGCCATATAGATCGGAATGGATGCTTGCTATGTCAAGGATCAA TCGTAACAACAACTACACCATTGACAACCCCAACAACAACGCAAACAAGTACTCGGTCAACAACAACGAAATCCACAACACGACCCACTACCCCTACTCTATTAACAacgaaacaaacaacaacaagacCAACAACACCTACACCAATAACTACGAAATCTACTTCGCTGACATCTTCCACAATTACTGCAGCAAAAACAACAACGCAACAGTCGGCCATTTCAGCAAGTTCTGTAACATCACCAACAACACCATCTACCTCTATGACTACTGCTAAAGGTAGTATAGCAGCAACAAAAGCATCTACTACTACCGGTAgttcagcagcaacaacaacttctactactacagtTACTTCAGCAGCAACAACGTCTACTACTTCAGGTAGTTCAGCAGCAACAACAGTTTCTACTACTAGAGTTTCTTCAGCAGCAACAACGTCTACTACTTCAGGCAGTTTAGCAGCAACAACAGTTTCTACTTCTACAGTTACTTCAGCAGCAACAACGTCTGCTACTCCAG GTAGTTCAGCAGCAACAAGAGCTTCTACTACTGCAGTTACTTCAGCCGCAATAACTTCTACTACTTCAGGTAGTTCAGCAGCAACAAAAGCTGCTTCTACTTCAGGTAgttcagcagcaacaacagcttCTATTACTGCAGGTTATTCAACTGCAACGCCAGGAAATACATCAACACACGGAAGCTCAGCCACAACCGGAAGTACAATAGTTATGGCACCTCCGACATTCACGACGATCCCAATACGCGCTGTTACAACGGCCTGTCCCCAGATGCAATGTTTGTTGGACTGTGGAAGCCCTCCGAAGTTTATAAAAGATACGAACGGGTGCGATCTCTGCCAATGTGACTTAAGCCCTTAA
- the LOC127863768 gene encoding uncharacterized protein DDB_G0271670-like isoform X1 has protein sequence MKTGLVLYILLLACFQGIYARPARRSCANFNPFCRCPQYENGCYTCPATCPSAAGSATSSIAFHPGMNPEIHTNPPSTSGTSGTTQTQAPSNTPSSHSTNSPTSPTQSSSTYKSAQTPAPSSSPSAQGSGSSSTGNHELVCPPLPSCPDATKITYDDNNCAICSSTGNPSRPISNTNGCPPFSMPVTDCHIDRNGCLLCQGSIVTTTTPLTTPTTTQTSTRSTTTKSTTRPTTPTLLTTKQTTTRPTTPTPITTKSTSLTSSTITAAKTTTQQSAISASSVTSPTTPSTSMTTAKGSIAATKASTTTGSSAATTTSTTTVTSAATTSTTSGSSAATTVSTTRVSSAATTSTTSGSLAATTVSTSTVTSAATTSATPGSSAATKAATTSGSSAATRASTTAVTSAAITSTTSGSSAATKAASTSGSSAATTASITAGYSTATPGNTSTHGSSATTGSTIVMAPPTFTTIPIRAVTTACPQMQCLLDCGSPPKFIKDTNGCDLCQCDLSP, from the exons atgaaaacagGATTGGtcctttatattttattgttggcGTGCTTTCAAGGAATAT ACGCCAGACCAGCCCGCCGTTCTTGTGCCAACTTTAACCCGTTCTGCAGATGTCCTCAGTACGAAAATGGTTGTTATACATGCCCGGCCACCTGCCCATCAGCTGCAG GTTCAGCGACCAGCAGCATTGCTTTTCATCCTGGTATGAATCCCGAGATACATACCAATCCACCAAGCACATCTGGCACTTCCGGTACCACGCAGACTCAAGCCCCTTCTAATACCCCGTCATCGCATTCAACTAACAGCCCCACCAGTCCTACCCAATCGTCAAGTACTTACAAATCTGCACAAACACCAGCGCCCAGTAGTTCTCCGTCCGCACAAGGAAGCGGATCATCTTCCACGGGAAACCATGAACTTG TATGTCCCCCATTACCGTCCTGCCCAGATGCCACGAAGATAACATATGATGACAACAATTGCGCTATATGCTCCAGCACAG GAAACCCTAGCCGACCTATTTCCAATACAAACGGCTGTCCACCCTTCAGCATGCCGGTGACAGATTGCCATATAGATCGGAATGGATGCTTGCTATGTCAAGGATCAA TCGTAACAACAACTACACCATTGACAACCCCAACAACAACGCAAACAAGTACTCGGTCAACAACAACGAAATCCACAACACGACCCACTACCCCTACTCTATTAACAacgaaacaaacaacaacaagacCAACAACACCTACACCAATAACTACGAAATCTACTTCGCTGACATCTTCCACAATTACTGCAGCAAAAACAACAACGCAACAGTCGGCCATTTCAGCAAGTTCTGTAACATCACCAACAACACCATCTACCTCTATGACTACTGCTAAAGGTAGTATAGCAGCAACAAAAGCATCTACTACTACCGGTAgttcagcagcaacaacaacttctactactacagtTACTTCAGCAGCAACAACGTCTACTACTTCAGGTAGTTCAGCAGCAACAACAGTTTCTACTACTAGAGTTTCTTCAGCAGCAACAACGTCTACTACTTCAGGCAGTTTAGCAGCAACAACAGTTTCTACTTCTACAGTTACTTCAGCAGCAACAACGTCTGCTACTCCAGGTAGTTCAGCAGCAACAAAAGCTGCTACTACTTCAGGTAGTTCAGCAGCAACAAGAGCTTCTACTACTGCAGTTACTTCAGCCGCAATAACTTCTACTACTTCAGGTAGTTCAGCAGCAACAAAAGCTGCTTCTACTTCAGGTAgttcagcagcaacaacagcttCTATTACTGCAGGTTATTCAACTGCAACGCCAGGAAATACATCAACACACGGAAGCTCAGCCACAACCGGAAGTACAATAGTTATGGCACCTCCGACATTCACGACGATCCCAATACGCGCTGTTACAACGGCCTGTCCCCAGATGCAATGTTTGTTGGACTGTGGAAGCCCTCCGAAGTTTATAAAAGATACGAACGGGTGCGATCTCTGCCAATGTGACTTAAGCCCTTAA
- the LOC127863768 gene encoding mucin-5AC-like isoform X3, which translates to MKTGLVLYILLLACFQGIYARPARRSCANFNPFCRCPQYENGCYTCPATCPSAAGSATSSIAFHPGMNPEIHTNPPSTSGTSGTTQTQAPSNTPSSHSTNSPTSPTQSSSTYKSAQTPAPSSSPSAQGSGSSSTGNHELVCPPLPSCPDATKITYDDNNCAICSSTGNPSRPISNTNGCPPFSMPVTDCHIDRNGCLLCQGSIVTTTTPLTTPTTTQTSTRSTTTKSTTRPTTPTLLTTKQTTTRPTTPTPITTKSTSLTSSTITAAKTTTQQSAISASSVTSPTTPSTSMTTAKGSIAATKASTTTGSSAATTTSTTTVTSAATTSTTSGSSAATTVSTTRVSSAATTSTTSGSLAATTVSTSTVTSAATTSATPGSSAATKAATTSGSSAATTASITAGYSTATPGNTSTHGSSATTGSTIVMAPPTFTTIPIRAVTTACPQMQCLLDCGSPPKFIKDTNGCDLCQCDLSP; encoded by the exons atgaaaacagGATTGGtcctttatattttattgttggcGTGCTTTCAAGGAATAT ACGCCAGACCAGCCCGCCGTTCTTGTGCCAACTTTAACCCGTTCTGCAGATGTCCTCAGTACGAAAATGGTTGTTATACATGCCCGGCCACCTGCCCATCAGCTGCAG GTTCAGCGACCAGCAGCATTGCTTTTCATCCTGGTATGAATCCCGAGATACATACCAATCCACCAAGCACATCTGGCACTTCCGGTACCACGCAGACTCAAGCCCCTTCTAATACCCCGTCATCGCATTCAACTAACAGCCCCACCAGTCCTACCCAATCGTCAAGTACTTACAAATCTGCACAAACACCAGCGCCCAGTAGTTCTCCGTCCGCACAAGGAAGCGGATCATCTTCCACGGGAAACCATGAACTTG TATGTCCCCCATTACCGTCCTGCCCAGATGCCACGAAGATAACATATGATGACAACAATTGCGCTATATGCTCCAGCACAG GAAACCCTAGCCGACCTATTTCCAATACAAACGGCTGTCCACCCTTCAGCATGCCGGTGACAGATTGCCATATAGATCGGAATGGATGCTTGCTATGTCAAGGATCAA TCGTAACAACAACTACACCATTGACAACCCCAACAACAACGCAAACAAGTACTCGGTCAACAACAACGAAATCCACAACACGACCCACTACCCCTACTCTATTAACAacgaaacaaacaacaacaagacCAACAACACCTACACCAATAACTACGAAATCTACTTCGCTGACATCTTCCACAATTACTGCAGCAAAAACAACAACGCAACAGTCGGCCATTTCAGCAAGTTCTGTAACATCACCAACAACACCATCTACCTCTATGACTACTGCTAAAGGTAGTATAGCAGCAACAAAAGCATCTACTACTACCGGTAgttcagcagcaacaacaacttctactactacagtTACTTCAGCAGCAACAACGTCTACTACTTCAGGTAGTTCAGCAGCAACAACAGTTTCTACTACTAGAGTTTCTTCAGCAGCAACAACGTCTACTACTTCAGGCAGTTTAGCAGCAACAACAGTTTCTACTTCTACAGTTACTTCAGCAGCAACAACGTCTGCTACTCCAGGTAGTTCAGCAGCAACAAAAGCTGCTACTACTTCAG GTAgttcagcagcaacaacagcttCTATTACTGCAGGTTATTCAACTGCAACGCCAGGAAATACATCAACACACGGAAGCTCAGCCACAACCGGAAGTACAATAGTTATGGCACCTCCGACATTCACGACGATCCCAATACGCGCTGTTACAACGGCCTGTCCCCAGATGCAATGTTTGTTGGACTGTGGAAGCCCTCCGAAGTTTATAAAAGATACGAACGGGTGCGATCTCTGCCAATGTGACTTAAGCCCTTAA